The proteins below come from a single Hemibagrus wyckioides isolate EC202008001 linkage group LG22, SWU_Hwy_1.0, whole genome shotgun sequence genomic window:
- the mrpl1 gene encoding 39S ribosomal protein L1, mitochondrial, whose translation MAASSRSLLRVLAGCQRQIFISSSSSSLCPSLNAARQHPVRTYAAAAAAAKPAKKERKVEKGAVKEVKKEEKKKKEKQKIDDTGRHKPYGLTAWAPIDDVYVVRHYPRPVYDADVAVDMLKSFQKLDFTPEDQPLFIELKLDMKLEKKRKVEPFVSTVHLPYPFKSDLNKVVVFTENPEEARVATEHGAAIVGGAELIEKILEDEITADFYLAVPDIIPKLLPLKNKLRKKFPKSKRGSVGVNIPKMLQLFKSGHEYMVERDTYVYTQVGTLDMAKEHILDNMGVIIQDVASHKPAEFGSLIERAITSSKTSEGLRIRYEAFLQQEEKEA comes from the exons ATGGCAGCCTCCTCGCGGAGCTTGTTGAGAG TGTTGGCTGGATGTCAGAGACAGATCTTCATCTCCAGCTCTTCATCGTCTTTATGTCCGTCCCTCAATGCAGCTAGACAGCATCCTGTGAGGACctatgctgctgctgctgctgcagccaA ACCAgctaagaaagagagaaaagttgAAAAGGGAGCAGTGAAGGaagtaaagaaagaagagaagaagaagaaggagaaacagAAGATCGACGATACGGGTCGTCATAAGCCGTACGGCCTGACAGCCTGGGCGCCGATCGATGACGTGTACGTCGTGAGGCACTATCCTAGACCGGTGTATGACGCAGATGTAGCTGTGGATATGCTGAAGAGCTTTCAGAAGCTGGACTTTACCCCTGAAGATCAGCCACTTTTCATTGAACTAAAGCTGGATATGAAGCTAGAAAAAAAg AGAAAAGTCGAACCCTTTGTTAGCACTGTCCATTTACCCTATCCATTTAAAAGCGATCTGAACAAAGTCGTCGTTTTCACAGAG AATCCAGAGGAAGCCAGAGTGGCAACCGAGCACGGAGCAGCAATAGTGGGAGGAGCCGAACTTATTGAAAAG ATATTGGAGGATGAGATCACAGCAGACTTTTACCTGGCTGTTCCAGACATCATCCCGAAGCTCCtgcctttaaaaaacaaactgagGAAGAAATTCCCAAAGAGCAAACGAG GGTCGGTCGGGGTGAACATTCCTAAAATGCTGCAGTTATTCAAGAGTGGACATGAGTACATGGTGGAGAGGGACACCTACGTCTACACGCAAGTCGGAACg CTGGACATGGCCAAGGAGCACATTCTAGATAACATGGGGGTCATCATTCAGGACGTCGCATCGCACAAGCCAGCAGAATTCG